CTCCTCCTTTTCCCCCATTGGTGGTCCTTGCCCCAGCCTCCTCCCTTTCCGAGGTTTCTTACCCCAAGCCCTCTTCAACTGTGCTCACTGTTCTTGTCCTATGCCCTTTGTCCCTCTTCAGTCCCTTGCCATACCCCCTCCCCTTCTAGCCACACAATAACgataattattttcaaaaccctCTTCAACTCGCACTACTTCATCAGGGAGTGATCATTTTGAGGTTTTAATGACTGAAATTAGTGGCCACAATTGTGAAACCGCAATTGAAGTAAAGAAAGGAATTGAAGATGGTTatggtgttggtgatggtgatggtgatgttgaCGAACTTGAGGACGTCAATGGTGATCTTGAGTGGCGATGAGTTTTTTTCGCAAACAGCCTAGTGGTGGTCTTTTGGGTGGTGGGAAGGAGAGAGGGGGTTGGGGAGCGGTGTGGTGCTAGATGCTAATAAGCGGTGTAAGATTGGGATGCAGTGGTGGGCATGGCAAGGGAGGAGACTAGGTGAGGACCTCATGGGGAGAAGGGTGGTGGCTGCCAATGGTTGCAGTTGGGGAGGGTATAGTAGCTtagctttttaattttaaaaagattaatttattcaaaaagtaaattttcctttattttctaCAAACTTCTCCATTTATTTCTTACTACTTTCAACAGAGCAAAAATTTTTGCAGCAAAATCTCCATGGAATATACAAACACAGTTCTAATATTGTACAAAATTTACAATTCTTCTAAAAAAGAAGGCAGAAAGAACGTAAAAGTCCAGTGGACATGAGCATCAGCCAATAGAATACAGTGGGTTAGAGTTGAGACCATGGGACTGGGACACAACATATCCAATGTAATTACAAGTTACTAGTACACAAAATTGCTTAAGCCAAAAATCAGGAAGTTTGTTTAGCTGGATCGGGTAAAAAGCTTGTTAGTTCTCTACGAAGCCACATAGATAAATTGCGCCGACAAAATACTAGTACACAAAATTGCTTGAGCCGAAAAAATGTCGCTCTATAATGGAGAGGAACAAAAAGCCATAAAGGAAAATCATTTACATAGTCCAGACAATGTAATGTATTTACAAAACTAGCACCTCTCCTAGTCTTCTAAAGTTTGGATCTCACCCATCATAATGCGGTTGCTCACAACATTGAACCCCAAAACAGAGGAGCTAACCTTCTTTCCTTTCTTCCCCTTCTTTTTCCCTCCTTTAGCAGACCCATCATTACCTACAACACCATCTCGGTCTAAACGTCCAGAGCCAGAATTGTCAGAATTCATGTCTCTGGCTACATTACTGTAGGCCTTCAGATCATTCCGACTTAGAAAGGCGAGCTCCAGCACATCTACTGACAGCAACTCCATGTAATTCAAAAACTTCTCAATGAATTCATGATTTGGATCAAAAGATCCGAGATTTTCTATAAGAAGTGACTCGGCTTCAGATCTCGACTGCTTCAAGCAAAATTCCAGGAAACTTGTGTCTGAAAGAACAGTAATAAGAGCATTACATCAGTATAAGAGTCAACCATATGCATACTGATACGTTGATATTCTAATGCATTTTGATTATTACAAGACCAATTCTTAAACATGCAATATTATGCTCGCAAAAGCCAAGGACATGCAGTAGACAACAAGTCATACCCTTGCTTCCAGTAAGCCGAACTGATTCATTCTCGCACCATTCTCTGAAATCCATTGCCTCTATCAAAAGAAAGCCAGAAACAGTCAGGAAATTGCTTATAAGAAGGTGATCAAGCCTAAGCTCACCATTTAATTGCCAAAAACCCACCCAAATGCTTCGAATTGCCATCTCGTTTGCTTTTTACAGACACTTGTCCAGAGGAAGGTGAACATGAAGTATAAAGCTCCAGAATCCTCCCACCAGCAGACTTCTGTCGTCTAATACTAGCTCCAGGTGTTCCCTTTGCAGGAGTACTTTTGGTTGCCCAACTCCCTTGGTCATTGAGCTGAGGAAAAACATCCCTGCTCACAGAAAATAACAGGATGGAGTTTGTTATTATATCTAGTAAGCATCTTATCCACATCCCAAAGGATCTACATTCAAAAATATGAGAAAGTAAAAGAGGTGACATGCAAATAAGAGGTATGCAACTGTGGCAAAATTGAAGCTGCCTGAAAATGATCCAAATTAATCTGAAAATGACCCAAGCATCAAAATAAAACCTAGTCAACATGTTAGCTCTGTACGCACTAGAACCGAAAATGACTCTTATAAACACCCTGACCCAATGAGCCGAATCAATATTTCAACATGCAATCTCAGGGTGATTTAAATCAGAAAACACTATATTGTAGACTTGAAGTTCTGAGTTCCGAGGGATTCaacttacaattaaaaaaaaacatcatttttaattttagattaaatCTAAAGTGTCTACAAAGAGGTTCAAATTTTAGTTTCAGATGCAGATAAAAGGGTAACCAAACAATGATAATATTAAGAGAAACCAAGCACAACTACAGAGCTTCAATTGAGACATATCAGCATAAAAGACTGCTCTTACTCACCTATTTTGAACAGTGTAAATAAGTGTTCAACTGTTCATGTAATACATATTGGGACACATTCACGCACACACAAAAAGAAAGTACTAGAGTATACTCTATACAGTTGTCTTAATTCTATCAGACTTCAATCAAAACTTCAAGATCAACCCTTACTCAAAAATTTAATGCACACTTTTAACACTCTTAAGTCTTAACTCCAATCAAAAACAGAAAGGAACAATATATTCCAATAAGAACAAAGTAGCTCGATAATGCTGAAAATATACTTATTGGTCATCATCATGAACAGTCGAGTTGTTGACCACCAAGAAACAATAACTAGTCTAGGGATTCAAATTTCAAACTGGAGAACATTTGTGGTCATCTAGCAGCGCTGGCTACAGATGGCAAAATAGGCGGTTGAATGCGGTATGCCCTCCCCCATACCCACCACCTATGGCGGGTCAAATTTTCATACCCACGCCTACCCACCTAGGTATGCATTCAAACCCATGCCCACCCACTATGGCCAAATGGGTACACCCATCATGGGGTATACCCACTTTATACACGCCTCACATTCACTCCAAATCCGTGTTATATACTTCATAAATCCCTACAAATTTAATTGTTCATCTAATTTTGTTTAAACCATACAATgtaatagaataaaattaatattcttaaatttttatcaacagtttttaataaatatacacAAAATTGATATAATTAGTACATTGTAGACCTAGGGTGGACGACTATAGGACGGAGCGGAATGACTTCATACACCACCAAGGCACCAACCCACTATCCATCGTGGATACGACTTTTTATACCCATACCCATCCACTACCCACCAAAATCATACCCATACCCTTCCCAACAGGGGTGGATGCGTTGCGAAACCTTTAACTTGTAACTAAGATTTGCCCATAACAGCTAAAAAGTTCAGGAAGATAAAAATGTGGGAAAAGAAATGCAGATAATCCATGCCTACAACTTCTATCTTCTCTTGATTGCTTTCAACCCTTAACTTGCAAacctttaactattagaataaaaaatatttaataatattaaaccAAAATTTATcagctataaaaaaaattcgatTGTGAATTCACCAAAGCAATACTCTACAATGGTATAAGTGTTATAAAATCAAAAGACACAGAAGAACAGGAATCGATAGCAAATGGAGAAGAAAGCGAAAAACATActgttttgtttcttgctttaaTTGATCAGGTGGACCCCAGAACAAATCATATTCTCCTTTATGCTTCGATTGTGAAGAAAGTTGAGGATGGATCTGAACAGGAGATGCAGCTTTTGATGGTGATGATGCCGAAACTGACAAAGAACCCGGATGCACCTGAGTAGATTGAGGCTTTTGAGGAGTTGATATCTGTGACTGCGGAACTGGTATCACCTTCTCCTGTTCTTTCAAGATGTCCCTCAAAGAGGTGGGTTTGGGAAACTTCCCGGCATCTGTAGACCATGCAGGACCAGGAGAAGGACTAGTTGATTCACCCTTCCAAGGTACAAAGTCTCCAAGAGATGGACCAGATGGTGGTGCTCGAAAAACTTCCTTATAAGCTTGCACAAGTTTAGAAAATTTTCCTTTCTCACCAGGACTTGATGCCACTATCCCATCAGCAGAAGAAACAACTGCTGAAACTTTGGCCCCAGCAATTTTCGCCTCAGCAGCTTTCGCCTTTGCAGCTTTCTTACGACTCTTCCTGGTATCTTTAGCCTCGATGAAACTCCCATCATCAACCACCCCCTGACTAGGCAATGTAGGTAGTGGTGGGAGACTTAAAGTATTGTCGGAGACCTCGACACTTCTGTCACTAGACTTGGCTAAAACTTCGGCCGCCAAAAGATCATGTAGTCCACTCTTGCTTTTTGATAACTCTGTTTTCCCCAAATTATGATCGCTAATAGTACTAAAATGACGAGCATCTCCAGATACTTTAAGTTCAGCATTGGGAACAATTCCGGCCCAAGGAGATGAGAAACTCAAAGGACTAACAGAAGTAGAAACAGAACAAGCAGGGATTTCCAGAGCCTTCGTTTGCTCTTCCTGTTGAATTTCTATTAGTGACTTGGGCTTCACACAAATGGCGGGTTTCCAAGCTCTCTGTGAAGAACAATTTACTTGATCACTTGGTTGTGCAATGACATCACTCTGCTTCCGCTCACCTTTGGCCTCCACAGATTCAGAAGCACCAACATACAGATTTGTTGATGTAGAGCGATTGCTGTCTCGAGAATAGTTGTTTTCTCTAACTATCTCCACAGACCTCCCATCCAAGGTTCCTTCAGAAGTTACAGACATTTCTAAAGCACCTATTTCAGCTTCAGAGTACTTCAATTTATGAGTGGAAGCTTTGGACGCGCCTTTTGCCTGGTCTGGAGATGGTTGTGCCTTGGAAGACTTTTGCTTTCTTGACttcttatcattatttttcttaactTCACGTACTTCAACATTCTTTACTTCTTTAGTTACTGGTACCTCTTCATGGCACTCCTTAACAGATGTTTCCTTAAGAGTAACTGCAGGTGAAGGCTCAGCATCATTCGTTCTCTCAGAACTCAAGATCTCATTCTCCTGAGAGCCCATGGATGATTTACACACAGATGAGTCAGACAAGTCAAAAGATGCGGGGTCAGAAACCCTAACATTGATGCCTGAGTCCACAACTGATGTAGGAAGTACTGTCTGTAAGTTGTTCTCTACCACCTGGCCTATTGAAGATTGTGTCAAAACGTCAGAAGCAGAATTCTCCAATGCAGAAGCACTCTGAGATTTCTCCATTGCTTCAGAGGTAGCTAAACTGTCCATCATTTTTGATAAAGATGATAAATCATTATTCTTGATGTTGTCAAAATGTGTCGACATAGAGGACCGATTATGCTGAAGATTTCCTAACAGGTGATGAGGTAGATGCAAAGTTGAGGCCTCAGTAGGAACTGTATGATGCAAATCCTGGGAAATTTGTGGGGCCATGGTGGCCGTTTTAGCGTCTAGCATACCCGGAACAAATGGTTGAGAGTTAAATTGAAACAAAGGAGGGTGCTGAGGAACTGAATGGTCAACAGATGGCACTGAGGACTGTAATTGTCCAAATGCTGGATCTCCAAAACTTTGAATAATCTGCTGATCTGATAGAACCTGAGAAAGCAATTGCTGTTGCAGGCGCATCAACTGTTGTTGCTCCTCCTGTTTTTGTTGCTGCTTAAGCAATAGGATCTTGTCCAATAATGACAACTGTTGGCTTGGAGCTGGCTGTTGAGAATGTAAGTGCAGCATATACTGCTGTTGTAACAGATTCAATACTTGAGGGTCTTGCGTAAGACCAGATGCAAGTAGCTTGTCAGGAGGAACAACGGTTGAACTATCCAAAGTTTGCGAATGTAAATTAGTTATTGACGGTTGATTTTGTTGCTGTAGCTTAGGCTGCGGTATTCCATATGCCGCTCGAGGAAAATTTTGCAAGTGATGCAAGTCAGTTTTATCTTTAAATGGATCAATATTGCCTTGTCCAGAGAAATTTGGCCGACCACCAAGGCTATCGTTCATTCCACTAGAAGACTTGTCAGATAATCCTTGAAGAATGGACATCATCTCAACATTCTGAGAAAGAACTTGCCGAGGTATATCACCAATAGTAGAAGGAAGATTTGCATGTGGCAAAGGGGAGCTCCTAACAAAGTCAGAGGCTGGAACAAAAGGGGCCCCGTCTCTTGTTGGCCAATACGGATAAGGATGAGTCAAGGATTTTTGACGTTCAAGGCTTACTCTTTGGGTCAACATGTTCAGAGCATTTCCACTTTCGGTTTCCAAGGGAGGGATATTACTCAAAGTTTGTCCAACAAAACCCTGCAAACCTACATAaacaaccaaaaacagaaaacagattATAAGAACCACATTGAAGGATCAGTAATACACAAATACATTTGCAAACAATGTTAATGTTATTCTAGAAACATAGCACTGATAACAACCTTCTGTGGAGGTTAATTTCTCTAGAGAACGGCTGACATCTCCAGTCATCAATGACTCTATAAATCTGTTCTCCGCTTCAGTTGATAACCCCTGAGTATGTCTGTGCTCATTCGCAAGCAAATCCACACTACTGGAATCAGAAAAAATCTTCCCAAGCCCACTTATGTTTGTCCTACTAGACAGCTCAGTTACTTCATTCTGCTTTGTAGTGTTAAATCCAGGTGGTGGCCTTGCTTTAGCTCGTAAGTGGGGCATCACATCACCGAGTAAGGAAAATGCCGAGTCTTTTGGAGCATTCACCGGCTGAACTTGCAAATCTATGCCAAAATATCCAGCTTCAAACCACCCAATCATATCAGTGCCGGAGAAAGGACCCTGAATTTGACCTTGTGGATCTTTGTAATAAAGCAATAAGTCCTCTGGTGAAGAGTGCACAAGCTTCCTTGATTCTTGCTCCCCATCAACAGCAGGATGTTTCCTGGCAGCAGTATCTTCACCAATTTTCCATTTGAGTTCATTGCAATTGATGTCAGAGCTTCTGGAGTGAATATCACTTGGAGCGTCAAACCAATCACGTGGCTGCGTGCTTATACGCTGTTCAACGGAAGGTGACCGCCATGGAATTCCAGACTGAGTACAAACACGGCCCATAACAGCAGAATCTTTACAATCTGTGACTTCATCACCCTTCATTGAAACAGTATCATTGTCTCTGGTACCTATTTCAAACAACATACAATTAGGTGAAGAACAACAATCAAGCAAGCAACAAGAGAAACTTGTGCAGCTCCAGCAAGCTAGAACACACATAATTAATAAGATTCAGTACAccaaaaacataatttattaCCGAATGATTCTTTGACTATTGAGCTCTAACTGAACTAGCAGAAAATAAAAACGCGTCAATAAATGCTCGTAAACAAGCAATATTAGATAAACAATGTGCTCTAAAAACATATACACCTGCAATGAATCAAAATAAGCATGCATTCCCAAATCAAACCTTGGATTTTTATATGTTGATATAACCATATTTAACCAGCCCCAGAAAGTAAGATCTCCCACTTAATCAAGAAAATCCTAACCCATGACCACTTAGTTAACAATAAAATGACCATCATCCTATGATATGCATTTACGAATATGGTTATCACACCTAATCCATATTCCAAATACaaattggaaagaaaaatcacaAGTCAACTTCTAAAAAAAGATAGGATTATATTGTCCCTTTAAGTTTGAAGTAGAAAGATAAAGTTATGTTATTAAATGTCAGTAGGAGAACAAGTATGTAACAAACAACTCTAATGACTACATTCTAATTATGTCAAACCAGGAATATCAAGCACACTTATTAAACCTATCAAATC
This Amaranthus tricolor cultivar Red isolate AtriRed21 chromosome 13, ASM2621246v1, whole genome shotgun sequence DNA region includes the following protein-coding sequences:
- the LOC130798047 gene encoding protein ESSENTIAL FOR POTEXVIRUS ACCUMULATION 1-like, encoding MAASNARDPITVTPPNSQIDKDIPGLDNCIPLSPQWLQPKPGENKSVMSPGKNRPSPFMVCSGRSNFINSPGPGEEIHENQKKKDVFRPTFLDAESGRHDRWRDEERDTNPSARRDRWRNGEKEMDDGRKIDRWVDNSSAMHFGEARRASSIRWVDPSRENSNVQRRESKWNSRWGPNDKEVDKWNDVGIHGDVPHEIGLPHVSNYGKDEKVASHGKDERDDQHRPWRPNFLQSRAKAEPPSQQTQLISKEGPAFGHGRGRGRVNFGSGSSNNYSVHSRSGFNSDQGDNGHGEPCPFRYNRTKLLDIYQLTDLRSSKNILDGLLQVSSLTQEEPLEPLSLFAPSPEELAILNGIDKGDIVSSGAPQISKDGSAGRSSNDFVQSRRMKHGSRDAVSISLDDGNDKLDHAKGTCTKTSESSSYDKQMPAYGYNISIDANESHQMHSDNKFRVAGTRDNDTVSMKGDEVTDCKDSAVMGRVCTQSGIPWRSPSVEQRISTQPRDWFDAPSDIHSRSSDINCNELKWKIGEDTAARKHPAVDGEQESRKLVHSSPEDLLLYYKDPQGQIQGPFSGTDMIGWFEAGYFGIDLQVQPVNAPKDSAFSLLGDVMPHLRAKARPPPGFNTTKQNEVTELSSRTNISGLGKIFSDSSSVDLLANEHRHTQGLSTEAENRFIESLMTGDVSRSLEKLTSTEGLQGFVGQTLSNIPPLETESGNALNMLTQRVSLERQKSLTHPYPYWPTRDGAPFVPASDFVRSSPLPHANLPSTIGDIPRQVLSQNVEMMSILQGLSDKSSSGMNDSLGGRPNFSGQGNIDPFKDKTDLHHLQNFPRAAYGIPQPKLQQQNQPSITNLHSQTLDSSTVVPPDKLLASGLTQDPQVLNLLQQQYMLHLHSQQPAPSQQLSLLDKILLLKQQQKQEEQQQLMRLQQQLLSQVLSDQQIIQSFGDPAFGQLQSSVPSVDHSVPQHPPLFQFNSQPFVPGMLDAKTATMAPQISQDLHHTVPTEASTLHLPHHLLGNLQHNRSSMSTHFDNIKNNDLSSLSKMMDSLATSEAMEKSQSASALENSASDVLTQSSIGQVVENNLQTVLPTSVVDSGINVRVSDPASFDLSDSSVCKSSMGSQENEILSSERTNDAEPSPAVTLKETSVKECHEEVPVTKEVKNVEVREVKKNNDKKSRKQKSSKAQPSPDQAKGASKASTHKLKYSEAEIGALEMSVTSEGTLDGRSVEIVRENNYSRDSNRSTSTNLYVGASESVEAKGERKQSDVIAQPSDQVNCSSQRAWKPAICVKPKSLIEIQQEEQTKALEIPACSVSTSVSPLSFSSPWAGIVPNAELKVSGDARHFSTISDHNLGKTELSKSKSGLHDLLAAEVLAKSSDRSVEVSDNTLSLPPLPTLPSQGVVDDGSFIEAKDTRKSRKKAAKAKAAEAKIAGAKVSAVVSSADGIVASSPGEKGKFSKLVQAYKEVFRAPPSGPSLGDFVPWKGESTSPSPGPAWSTDAGKFPKPTSLRDILKEQEKVIPVPQSQISTPQKPQSTQVHPGSLSVSASSPSKAASPVQIHPQLSSQSKHKGEYDLFWGPPDQLKQETKQDVFPQLNDQGSWATKSTPAKGTPGASIRRQKSAGGRILELYTSCSPSSGQVSVKSKRDGNSKHLEAMDFREWCENESVRLTGSKDTSFLEFCLKQSRSEAESLLIENLGSFDPNHEFIEKFLNYMELLSVDVLELAFLSRNDLKAYSNVARDMNSDNSGSGRLDRDGVVGNDGSAKGGKKKGKKGKKVSSSVLGFNVVSNRIMMGEIQTLED